AAACTTTTCAATAAAAATACGATCATCACCAAAGCTATTCATTGCTTCAGTTTTACAAGCTGCAAAACCTTCAGCTGCTTCTTTATCATTAAATGCAACCCGCAAGCCCTTACCGCCACCACCTGCAGAAGCTTTAATCATGACCGGGTAACCGATTCCCTGAGCAATCTTCACCGCCTCTTCGTTGGTATCAATTGCCTCGTTGTAACCCGGAATGGTATTAACCTTTGCCTCTAATGCAAGCTTCTTAGAGGCAATCTTGTCACCCATTGCTGCAATAGATTGGTGCTTAGGTCCAATGAAGACGATCCCCTCTTCTTCACAACGTTTGGCAAATTGCTCGTTTTCAGACAAGAAACCATAACCAGGATGGACTGCTTCAGCGCCAGTGTCTTTACATGCTTGAATAATCCGATCCATTACCAAATAGGACTCGCGGGAAGGCGTAGGTCCAATGCACACAGCCTCATCAGCAAGCTGAACATGGGCGCGCCTCTTTATCCGCCTCAGAATAAACGGCAACAGTCTTGATGCCCATCTTCTTGGCAGTGGACATGACATGGCAAGCAATCTCACCGCGGTTAGCAATCAAAATTTTCTTAAACATTTTCGTAGTCATAATTTGTCAGCGCCTTTACAGAGGAATATTGCCGTGTTTACGCGCAGGATTTTTTAAATCTTTGTCTTTCAGTATTGCTAGTGAACGAGCAATACATTTGCGTGTTTCGTGCGGAAGAATGACATCATCTATATAGCCACGACGACCAGCCACAAAAGGATTCGCAAACTTGGCTTTGTATTCGGCTTCACGTGCAGTAATTTTTTCTGGATCTGATTTCTCTTCACGGAAAATAATTTCAACAGCACCCTTTGGGACCCATCACAGCAATCTCTGCTGAAGGCCATGCAAAGTTCACATCGCCACGTAAATGCTTGGAAGCCATCACGTCATAAGCACCACCGTACGCTTTGCGGGTGATGAGGGTTACCTTCGGAACAGTGCAATCAGCGTAAGCCGTAGAGTAATTTAGCGCCATGCTTAATGATGCCGCCGTATTCTTGAGCGGTACCAGGCATAAATCCTGGGACGTCAACCGAAGTCACTACCGGAATATTAAAGGCATCACAGAAGCGTACAAAGCGTGCTGCTTTAATTGATGCTTTGATATCCAAACAACCAGCTAGTACTAAAGGTTGATTAGCAACAATACCAATAGAGCGACCTTCCATGCGGGCAAAGCCGATCACAATATTTTTAGCATAATCAGGTTGCAATTCAAAGAACTCACCGTCATCGACAATCTTTTCAATCAACTCTTTCATATCATAAGGTTGATTTGGATTAGACGGAACTAATGTATCCAGAGAGAAATCAGGCTCTTCAGTACGATTAGCCCCTTTGATCAAAGGTGGTTTTTCGCGATTAGAAGGGGGCAAGTAGTTAAAGAAGCGACGCAACATCATGATTGCATCTACATCGTTATCAAAAGCTAAGTCACATACGCCTGATACCGTTGAGTGAGTTACTGCACCACCCAATTCTTCAGCTGTAACATCTTCGTGCGTAACAGTCTTCACTACTTCAGGGCCCGTTACAAACATGTACGAACTATCTTTGACCATGAAGATAAAATCCGTCAATGCAGGTGAATACACTGCGCCACCTGCTGAAGGCCCCATAATCAATGAGATCTGAGGAATGACACCGGACGCAGTCACATTCCGCTGGAAAATCTCTGCATAGCCACCCAGCGATGCAACACCTTCCTGAATACGTGCACCACCAGAGTCATTTAAGCCAATGACAGGAGCACCCACTTTGAGCGCTTGATCCATGATCTTGCAAATCTTTTCAGTATGCGCTTCTGATAAGGATCCGCCTAAGACGGTGAAGTCTTATGAAAACACAAATACTAAGCGGCCATTAATCATTCCATAACCGGTTCACAACACCGTCGCCAGGAACTATTTGATCGCCCATGCCAAAGTCATGGCAACGATGTTCCACGAACATATCCCACTCTTCGAATGTGCCACATCGAGCAAGAGCTCAATACGCTCACGAGCTGTTAATTTGCCCTTAGCATGCTGAGCTTGAATGCGTTTTTGCCCGCCACCCAATCGGGCGAGCTCACGCTTCGCTTCCAGTTGTTGAATGATTTCCTTCATTTCCTACTCCTTAGAAAAATTCATGCCCCATGGACTCCAGTAAGCGCCTTGCGGCTACTGAAGCTGCCATAGTCCCTTGGTTTACCTGTGCCACTAAACTTGGTAGAAGCGCTTGTACCACTTCGTTGCTACGAAATGCGTTCTTTAATATCCAGCATCGATGCGGTCCCACATCCATGAGCCAGCTTGTTGTTGACGACGAGCATCAAATTTCCCATTTGCCTTTTGTAATTTATCGAAATGAGAAACTTTTTCCCAAAGCTCAGGAACGCCTTTACCCTCTAATGCACTTAAAATCATCACTTGGGGATGCCAAAATTCTTTATCGTGAGAGGCGTGATCAGGATTGCCCTGAAAACCCAACAGACGCAGAGAGCTAGTAATAAAAAGTTGCGCGCGCATAGCAACATCAGGATCAATATCTACTTTATTAATCACAATCAGATCCGCAATCTCCATCACACCCTTTTTGATAGCCTGCAGATCATCACCCGCATTTGGCAGTTGTAAGAGTACAAACATGTCTGTCATACCTACAACGGCAATTTCACTCTGCCCCACCCCTACTGTCTCTACGATGATGACGTCAAAACCAGCGGCCTCAGCAAACCAGCATGGCTTCACGCGTCTTCTCAGCTACGCCGCCCAATGTGCATGAAGAAGGGCTGGGGCGAATGAAAGCGTTCTCCAGAACCGATAAACGCTCCATGCGTGTTTTATCACCAAGAATTGACCCGCCAGACAAACTAGACGAGGGGTCAATTGCTAACACCGCCACTCGGTGGCCTTTCTCAATCAAGCACAGGCCAAGAGACTCAATCAAGGTAGATTTACCAACACCGGGCACACCTGAGATACCCAAACGGAATGATTTACCGGTTTTAGGTAACAAAGTATTGAGCACATCATCGGCACGATGACGATGATCTAAGCGAGTCGATTCAAGCAAAGTGATGATCTTTGCCAATGCGCGACGCTGTTTTAGCGATGGCGCACCAGTAAGATCATTCACTAAGGCTTGGTCAGCAGCTTCAAGCATGCCTATAGCCCGTATTAAGCTGGTTTAACAGATTTACGGATTTGCTCAAGCACATCCTTGGCCGACGCTGGAATTGGGGTACCAGGCCCGTAGATTCCTTTTACACCTACCTCATAAAGAAATTCATAATCTTGTCTTGGAATCACGCCGCCAACGAAAACAATAATGTCATCTGAACCTTGCTTCTTCAATTCAGCAATGATGGCTGGTACCAAAGTCTTATGACCTGCTGCTAAGGTTGAAACGCCTAAAGCATGCACGTCATTTTCAATCGCCCTGGCGAGCACACTCTTCTGGCGTTTGGAACAAATGTCCGATATCAACGTCAAAACCCAAGTCAGCGTAAGCAGTCGCAACCACTTTTGCACCACGGTCATGACCATCTTGATCTAACTTGGCAATCATCACATGTGGACGACGTCCAAAATCTTTGGCAAAGTCAGCAATTTCCGTTTGGAGTTTTGCCCAGCCTTCGGCTGAATCATAAGCAGCTGCATACACACCAGTCACCTTTTGAGTATCGGCGCGATGGCGCCCGTAAACTTTTTCTAATGCATCAGAAACTTCGCCCACTGTTGCGCGTAAACGAATAGCATTAACAGATAATTCCAATAAGTTTCCAGAGCTATCTTCAGCAGCCTTAGTTAAAGCCTCCAATGCAGCTTGTACTTTTTGGGTATCGCGTTTTTCTTTGATATCTTTTAGACGCGCAACCTGGCCTTCACGGATCTTATCGTTATCGATCATCAATACGTCAACCAAATCTTCTTTACCAAGCTTATATTTGTTGACACCAACGATCACATCTGAACCTGAGTCAATCTTGGCTTGCTTTTCAGCGGCGGCTGCCTCAATCTTGAGCTTGGCCCAACCGCTTTCAACTGCCTTGGTCATGCCGCCCATAGCCTCTACTTCTTGGATGATTTCCCAAGCCTTATCAGCCATTTCTTGAGTCAGATTCTCCATCATATAAGAACCGGCCCATGGATCGATCACGTTTGGAATATGCGTCTCTTCTTGAAGAATCAACTAAGTATTGCGAGCAATGCGGCTTGAGAACTCAGAAGGAAGGGCAATTGCTTCATCCAATGAATTGGTATGCAATGACTGTGTGCCACCAAATACTGCAGCCATTGCCTCAACAGTCGTTCTCACTACGTTGTTATATGGATCTTGCTCTGTCAAAGACCAACCAGAGGTTTGACAATGCGTACGCAACATCAATGATTTTAGGTTCTTTGGCTCAAAAGATTTCATGATGCGCCACCACAACAATCTCGCAGCACGCAATTTAGCTACTTCTAAATAGAAGTTCATACCAATGGCAAAGAAGAAAGATAAGCGACCAGCGAAACCATCAACGTCTAATCCCTTGGCAAGAGCTGTCTTTACATATTCTTTACCGTCAGCCAAAGTGAAAGCCAATTCCAATACTTGATTGGCGCCAGCTTCTTGCATATGACAACCCGAAATCGAAATCGAGTTGAACTTCGGCATATGTTTAGCTGTGTACTCGATAATGTCGCCGATGATCCGAGTCATATCCTCGGTGCGTTGCTAAGTCAAAAGCAACCGATACACCTTGACCACCTGCATCCAAAGCTTTGCGATAGAACGCGTTTGATTCTTCCGCTGTTGAAAATCCAGCATACTGACAAATAGTCCAAGGACGTACGGAGTACATCGTCGCTTGAGGTCCACGTACAAATGGTTCAAATCCGGGAAGCGTATCGGTGTAATTGAGACCTTCAATATCCGATGATGTGTACAAAGCCTTGAGATGAATACCATCAGGTGTTTTCCAACCCAAAGAATCTACATCACCTTGAGGGGCTGATTTCTGGGCCGACTTTTTCCAAGCATCAAGATTTGCCTCAGGAAATGATGGCCATGAATTGTTTTCTATAGAACTCACAAAAACTCCTGGTTAATTTTTGTTGCATTGCATCGAAATATCCTTACATTCTGCTTGACAATTTTGGATTTGTCTACATAATGTATTCATAATTATGAATACAAAACTGAATAATAGACCTCTGTATGAAGATGTTGCCGATAGACTTCGGGAATAAATATTTAGCAAGCAACTAGCGCCCGGTAGTTGGCTTGATGAACAGTCACTTGCAGATCAATTTGGCATAAGTCGTACCCCTATGCGTGAAGCTATCAAAGTTTTAGCGTCCGAGGGTCTAGTAACTATCAAGATGAGACGCGGCGCCTATGTGACTGAAGTAGTAAGAAAAGATTTGGAGCAAATTTTTACTATCCTCTCCCTGCTTGAGGGTCAAGCCGCCAAGGAAACAGCATCCAAGGCCACAGAGGCCGAATTAAATCTTCTTGATCACCTTCACCATAGACTAGAAAAAACGGCGGCTGATCGTGATCTTGAACAATTTTTTGAAATTAATGGCAAATTTCATGAATTAATACAAGAAATTGCGGGAAATCGTTGGATGAATGGCGTGATTGCCGACCTGCGGAAAGTGCTAAAACTGCATCGTAGAGACTCGCTTACCAGTACGGGAAGACTACAAAGCTCACTAGTTGAACATCGAGAAATTCTCAGGGCGCTTTTGAAAAGAGACGAAAAGGCTGCAGAAACCGCGATGCGGGAGCATTTGGCAAGGGGTTTAGAGGCCCTGCGATAAATACATAAAACCTATAAAAAATAAAGGCTTAGAAGAATATTCTAAGCCTTTTTATAAGTAACTAAGCTAGCAAGCGTTACTTCTTAATAACAAAATTCCCTGGTAATGACGCAATGT
The nucleotide sequence above comes from Polynucleobacter necessarius. Encoded proteins:
- a CDS encoding GntR family transcriptional regulator, giving the protein MFSKQLAPGSWLDEQSLADQFGISRTPMREAIKVLASEGLVTIKMRRGAYVTEVVRKDLEQIFTILSLLEGQAAKETASKATEAELNLLDHLHHRLEKTAADRDLEQFFEINGKFHELIQEIAGNRWMNGVIADLRKVLKLHRRDSLTSTGRLQSSLVEHREILRALLKRDEKAAETAMREHLARGLEALR